From a single Canis aureus isolate CA01 chromosome 5, VMU_Caureus_v.1.0, whole genome shotgun sequence genomic region:
- the ALPL gene encoding alkaline phosphatase, tissue-nonspecific isozyme, with the protein MISLFLVLVIGTCLTNSLVPEKEKDPKYWRDQAQQTLKYALRLQNLNTNVAKNVIMFLGDGMGVSTVTATRILKGQLHHNPGEETRLEMDKFPYVALSKTYNTNAQVPDSAGTATAYLCGVKANEGTVGVSAATQRTQCNTTQGNEVTSILRWAKDAGKSVGIVTTTRVNHATPSAAYAHSADRDWYSDNEMPPEALSQGCKDIAYQLMHNVKDIEVIMGGGRKYMFPKNRTDVEYEMDEKSRGTRLDGLNLIDIWKNFKPRHKHSHYVWNRTELLALDPYTVDYLLGLFEPGDMQYELNRNNVTDPSLSEMVEIAIKILSKNPRGFFLLVEGGRIDHGHHEGKAKQALHEAVEMDRAIGKAGVMTSLEDTLTVVTADHSHVFTFGGYTPRGNSIFGLAPMVSDTDKKPFTAILYGNGPGYKVVGGERENVSMVDYAHNNYQAQSAVPLRHETHGGEDVAVFAKGPMAHLLHGVHEQNYIPHVMAYAACIGANQDHCASASSAGGPSSPGPLLLLLALLPVGILF; encoded by the exons ATGATTTCTCTCTTCCTAGTGCTGGTCATTGGCACCTGCCTTACCAACTCCTTAGTGCCAG agaaagagaaagacccCAAGTATTGGAGAGACCAAGCTCAACAGACCCTGAAATACGCCCTCAGGCTTCAGAATCTCAACACCAACGTGGCAAAGAATGTCATCATGTTCCTGGGAGATG GGATGGGTGTCTCCACGGTGACGGCCACTCGCATCCTCAAGGGTCAGCTCCACCACAACCCCGGGGAGGAGACCAGGCTGGAGATGGACAAGTTCCCTTACGTGGCCCTCTCCAAG ACTTACAACACCAACGCTCAGGTCCCTGACAGCGCAGGCACTGCCACCGCCTACTTGTGTGGAGTGAAGGCCAACGAGGGCACGGTGGGCGTGAGCGCCGCGACCCAGCGCACCCAGTGCAACACGACTCAGGGAAACGAGGTCACCTCCATCCTGCGCTGGGCCAAGGACGCTG GGAAATCTGTGGGCATTGTGACCACCACGAGGGTGAACCACGCCACCCCCAGTGCCGCCTACGCCCACTCCGCTGACCGGGACTGGTACTCGGACAACGAGATGCCCCCGGAGGCCCTAAGCCAGGGCTGCAAGGACATTGCCTACCAGCTCATGCACAACGTCAAGGACATCGAG GTGATCATGGGGGGCGGCCGGAAGTACATGTTCCCCAAGAATAGAACAGATGTGGAGTATGAGATGGACGAGAAGTCCAGGGGCACGAGGCTGGATGGCCTGAACCTCATCGACATCTGGAAGAACTTCAAACCGAGACACAAG CACTCTCACTACGTCTGGAACCGCACGGAACTCCTGGCCCTCGACCCCTACACCGTGGACTACCTCTTGG GTCTCTTTGAGCCGGGGGACATGCAGTACGAGCTGAACAGGAACAACGTGACTGACCCGTCACTCTCCGAGATGGTGGAAATAGCCATCAAGATTCTGAGCAAGAACCCCAGAGGCTTCTTCTTGCTCGTGGAAG GAGGCAGGATTGACCACGGGCATCACGAGGGCAAGGCCAAGCAGGCGCTGCACGAGGCAGTGGAGATGGACCGGGCAATTGGGAAGGCAGGCGTCATGACCTCCTTGGAAGACACGCTGACCGTCGTCACTGCGGACCACTCCCACGTCTTCACCTTTGGCGGGTACACCCCCCGGGGCAACTCTATCTTTG GTCTGGCCCCCATGGTGAGTGACACGGACAAGAAGCCCTTCACGGCCATCCTGTATGGCAACGGGCCTGGCTACAAGGTGGTGGGCGGTGAGCGAGAGAACGTCTCCATGGTGGACTACG CTCACAACAACTACCAGGCGCAGTCCGCGGTGCCCCTGCGCCACGAGACCCACGGTGGGGAGGACGTAGCAGTCTTCGCCAAGGGTCCCATGGCACACCTGCTGCACGGCGTCCACGAGCAGAACTACATCCCCCACGTGATGGCTTATGCGGCCTGCATCGGTGCCAACCAGGACCACTGTGCCTCAGCCAGCTCGGCAGGTGGCCCTTCTTCTCCAGgtcccctgctcctcctgctggccCTGCTCCCCGTGGGCATCCTATTCTGA